CAAGCGCCTGGTACAACTTACAAAACTTGTAGCACTTGTAATGGTGCTGGTCAAGTTACTAGAGTGACCAATACTATTTTGGGACGTATGCAAACAGCATCACCTTGTCCAACGTGTAGTGGTGCTGGACAAACTATAGATAAAAAACCAAGCGAAGCAGATGCGCAAGGGATGATTGCTAAGGAGGAAACGATTCCTGTAAATATTCCTGCAGGTGTAGTAGATGGTATGCAACTTAAAGTATCTGGAAAAGGTAATGAGGCACCAGGAAATGGTGTTTCTGGAGATTTATTAGTTGCAATAGAAGAAGAAGCACACGAGTCTTTACAACGTGAAGGTGATAATTTACATTACGATTTATACGTTAGCTTGCCAGATGCTATTTTAGGTAACTCTAAAGAAATAGATACGGTAACCGGAAAAGTCCGTATTAAAATTGAAGCAGGAATGCAGTCAGGAAAAATATTACGCTTACGCGGAAAAGGGATTCCTAGTATAAACGGTTACGGAAAAGGAGACTTATTAGTACATGTTAATGTTTGGACACCAAAAACGTTAAACAAAAAGCAAAAAGATTTCTTTGAGAGTATGCGAGAAGATGAACATTTTGTTCCTAAGCCAGAACGCAGTGATAAGTCATTTTTCGAAAAAGTAAAAGACATGTTTTCTTAATTGAAACATATCTATAAAGTGTTTATTTAGTAAGAAAATCCGTTATAATTAACGGATTTTCTTGTTTTTTGTTTAACTATTTAAATCATTTAACATCTTAGTTTAATAAAAAATATTATATTTGGTTTATCGCTAGCTTAGCTAGTGGTAATTTTTCTTTTTCATAGCAATTTTTTCCCATCCTTTATTTGTTTAAAGGGTGGGTTTTGTTTTTAATGAGATTTTTATTTTTGTAGTGCATCGCGCCAACAAAAGTGAACTCGTCGAATTAATCCCAACGCAGGTTGGGATCCCAAAAGGGTAGAAGGTGGACTTTCACTTTTATAGCGTTTTGCGCAAACAAAAAAGAGAACTAGTACAATTACTCCCAAAGCAGATTGTAATGCAAGATGATAACGGATTAACCTTTAATTTTCGGATGCTTGTTATATACAAGGTAATATCTCATATATAGTCCTCTCAAAGCGTAAAGCGTAATAATAAAATTGATCACACCTAGTTAAAAATAAGTAAATCTATTACGTTACTCTTTTAACATTTTCTATATTTACAACGCGTGCTATAAGTAGCTATGCTAATCAATTATAAAATCTATGAGCAACCTTTTAGAGGTGCATCAAGTATCTAAAAATTTTGGAAACTTTACTGCACTTAATAATGTGTCTATAACTGTACCTAAAGGCAGTATTTTTGGTTTATTAGGACCAAATGGAGCAGGGAAAACAACCTTAATTAGAGTGATTAACCAAATAACAATGCCAGATACTGGTCATGTGCTATTGGACGGAGAGCCTCTTAAAAATCATCATATAAGAGATATTGGATACTTACCAGAAGAGCGTGGATTGTATAAATCTATGAAAGTGGGAGAGCAAGCACTATATTTGGCACAATTAAAAGGGATGGATAAAGCAGAGGCTAAAAAACGACTTAAAATGTGGTTTGAGCGTCTTGAAATTGGAGATTGGTGGAATAAAAAAATACAAGAACTATCTAAAGGGATGGCTCAGAAGATACAATTTGTAGTGACTGTCTTACATGAACCTAAATTGTTGATTTTTGATGAGCCTTTTTCGGGTTTTGACCCTATTAATGCTAACTTAATTAAAGATGAGATATTAAGATTACGTGACGAGGGAGCAACCGTTATATTTTCTACACATCGCATGGAGTCTGTGGAAGAATTGTGTGATCATATTGCCTTAATCCATAAATCTAATAAAGTCTTAGATGGTAATTTAATGGATATTAAACGCCAATATAAAACCAATACCTTTCAGATTGGTATTAATCCAAATAATAGTAATTTGGAACAGGAATTAACTAATAAATTTAGCGTAACATCTGCAGAGTTTAAAACACTTGGAGACGATTTAAAACTGAATGTAAAGTTGTCAGAAAATGAAACCGCTAACGATTTATTAAACTATCTTACTAGTCAAGGACAAGTCTCTCATTTTGTAGAAGTCATTCCTAGCGCAAACGATATTTTTATTCAAACAGTAAAGAATAACTAATTATGAATCATCTTTCACTTATCATACAACGCGAGTATTTAACAAAAGTTAGAAACAAATCATTTTTAATAATGACTATTCTTAGTCCATTAATAATGATTGCGCTAATTACAGTTGTGATGTATTTGTCACAAATGAATAATAATAAGAAACGTACTATTTCTGTTTTGGATGAGTCTGGTTATTTAACAGAAGCATTTACGGATACAGAAAATACAAAATATAATGTATTGACAGGGGTAACACTTGATAATGCAAAAATAATAGTTGAAGAGCAAGGCGATTATGGGCTGCTTCATGTTAATAAAATAGAACATTTTGATGATGTATCTAATAGCATCCAATTTTATTCTGAAGAATCACCATCAATATCTGTAATTTCTTCTTTAGAAGATAAAATTGAAAAAGAGCTGACCAATCGTAACATGGCTCAAAAGGGAATTGATATTGACATTATTGAAGCATCTAAGATTACAATAGATATTGCTCAAGAAAATTTTTCAGGGGTAAAATCATCTAAGATTGATAGTGTTGTTAAATTGGCGTTTGGTGCTGCTGCCGGTTACTTGTTATTCATGTTTATTATTATTTATGGTAATATGATTATGCGTAGTGTTATTGAAGAAAAAACGAGCCGGATTATTGAGGTTATCATATCTTCAGTTAAACCAATACAATTAATGTTAGGTAAAATTATAGGAACATCTTTAGCGGGTATTACGCAATTTGTAATATGGATTATTCTTGGTGGCGTATTATTGACAGTGGTTTCTGCTGTTTTTGGTATCGACTTCGCACAAGCGCAAACACCACAACAGGAATTAATGATGCAAGCATTGGATAACCCGGACGCAGGTATGAAGATGCAAGGGTTATTTACAGCCTTTTATAATTTGCCTTTAGCTAATTTGGTTATTGCTTTTTTACTATTTTTTATTAGTGGATACTTATTATACAGTTCATTATATGCTGCAATTGGAGCTGCTGTAGATAATGAAACGGATACGCAGCAATTTATGTTGCCAATATTAATGCCATTAATATTGGCAGTTTATGTAGGAATGTTTACTGTTATTGAAGATCCGCATGGGACAGTAAGTACTATATTTTCGTTTATCCCGTTTACATCTCCTGTCGTTATGTTAATGAGGATTCCGTTTGGCGTGCCAATTTGGCAACAAGTTGTGTCATTATTGATTTTAGTTGCTACATTTATGGGAACCGTTTGGTTTGCAGCAAAAATTTATAGAGTTGGTATTTTGATGTATGGTAAAAAACCGACTTATAAGGAGTTGTTAAAATGGATTAGATACTAATAATGAAATAAAATGCAAGACGGTAAGGTTTCTAGTAAAATAGGAGAAAGTGTTGAGAATTTAAGTGATGCTATTGTTGATAGTTCCATGTGGGAAAAACTCGTGGAATTTTTAAATTTTAAGATCTATACGTTTACAAATGCTCAGGAAAATATTACAGGTGTTTTAAAAGTAAAAAATCTATTACTTGTCATTTTAGTTCTTATGTTAACAACATATATACTACGTTGGGTAAGAAATCTAGTCACTCATAAATTATCTGATGATGATAAAGCTAAGTTTGTAACCGTTTTTTCATTCGCACGTTGGATTATTTACGCCATCGTTTTTATGGTTGTAATAGATTCTTTAGGGATTGATATTACAGCTGTTTTTGCAGCTTCCGCAGCTTTATTAATTGGTGTTGGTTTAGCTTTGCAAACTTTATTTCAAGATATTATCTCAGGTGTTTTTATACTAATAGACCAATCAGTACATGTGGGTGATATTATTGAGATCGATGGTAAAGTTGGTCGTGTAGAAGAAATTAAATTACGAACGACAAGAGCAGTAACAATTGATA
This portion of the Olleya sp. Bg11-27 genome encodes:
- the dnaJ gene encoding molecular chaperone DnaJ → MAKRDFYEILGISKSATQVEIKKGYRKKAIEFHPDKNPDDKDAESKFKEAAEAYEILSDENKKARYDQYGHQAFEGGGGGGGFNGGGMNMDDIFSQFGDIFGGGGFGGGGFSGFGGQQQRRVKGSNLRVRLKLTLEEIANGVEKKIKVKRKVQAPGTTYKTCSTCNGAGQVTRVTNTILGRMQTASPCPTCSGAGQTIDKKPSEADAQGMIAKEETIPVNIPAGVVDGMQLKVSGKGNEAPGNGVSGDLLVAIEEEAHESLQREGDNLHYDLYVSLPDAILGNSKEIDTVTGKVRIKIEAGMQSGKILRLRGKGIPSINGYGKGDLLVHVNVWTPKTLNKKQKDFFESMREDEHFVPKPERSDKSFFEKVKDMFS
- a CDS encoding ABC transporter ATP-binding protein — protein: MSNLLEVHQVSKNFGNFTALNNVSITVPKGSIFGLLGPNGAGKTTLIRVINQITMPDTGHVLLDGEPLKNHHIRDIGYLPEERGLYKSMKVGEQALYLAQLKGMDKAEAKKRLKMWFERLEIGDWWNKKIQELSKGMAQKIQFVVTVLHEPKLLIFDEPFSGFDPINANLIKDEILRLRDEGATVIFSTHRMESVEELCDHIALIHKSNKVLDGNLMDIKRQYKTNTFQIGINPNNSNLEQELTNKFSVTSAEFKTLGDDLKLNVKLSENETANDLLNYLTSQGQVSHFVEVIPSANDIFIQTVKNN
- a CDS encoding mechanosensitive ion channel family protein, producing the protein MQDGKVSSKIGESVENLSDAIVDSSMWEKLVEFLNFKIYTFTNAQENITGVLKVKNLLLVILVLMLTTYILRWVRNLVTHKLSDDDKAKFVTVFSFARWIIYAIVFMVVIDSLGIDITAVFAASAALLIGVGLALQTLFQDIISGVFILIDQSVHVGDIIEIDGKVGRVEEIKLRTTRAVTIDNKVLVIPNHLYLTNSLYNWTQNGSTTRESVDVGVAYGSDVNLVKKLLLDAAKSCKLVFKQPAPTVLFTDFGDSSLNFRVAFTIEDSFNSRIPKSEIRFAIDKLFRENNISIPFPQRDIHIIQDSTQKEKISIR
- a CDS encoding ABC transporter permease — translated: MNHLSLIIQREYLTKVRNKSFLIMTILSPLIMIALITVVMYLSQMNNNKKRTISVLDESGYLTEAFTDTENTKYNVLTGVTLDNAKIIVEEQGDYGLLHVNKIEHFDDVSNSIQFYSEESPSISVISSLEDKIEKELTNRNMAQKGIDIDIIEASKITIDIAQENFSGVKSSKIDSVVKLAFGAAAGYLLFMFIIIYGNMIMRSVIEEKTSRIIEVIISSVKPIQLMLGKIIGTSLAGITQFVIWIILGGVLLTVVSAVFGIDFAQAQTPQQELMMQALDNPDAGMKMQGLFTAFYNLPLANLVIAFLLFFISGYLLYSSLYAAIGAAVDNETDTQQFMLPILMPLILAVYVGMFTVIEDPHGTVSTIFSFIPFTSPVVMLMRIPFGVPIWQQVVSLLILVATFMGTVWFAAKIYRVGILMYGKKPTYKELLKWIRY